In Myxococcales bacterium, the DNA window GCGCGGCGAGCTCCGCGGGCGGCTCGAGCGCCTCGACCTCACGGGACGGGTCGGGGTGCCCGAGGGGCTCACGATCACCCTCGGCGACCCACGGGAGGGCATCGAGCGGGAGCCTGAGGCCCACCGGCGAGTCTCCGGGGACGAGGAAACAATGGCCACCGCGGAGGTACCAGGGGCTCGAGCGGAACGCGCCACCGGACTTGGCCCCGCCGAGCTTCGCCACCGGGAGCACGTAGCCCTTCACGGCGCCGAGGCCGGCCTCGAAGATGCGCCGGAGGCGCTCGCGCTCGAGAGGATCGTCGATTTTGGTGTCCTTCGGGTCGACGTTGATGGGCAATTTGCGCTCACGCCAGAGGGCATATGCCGCGTCCTCGTAGGCGGGGAATACGGTGTCGGACCGCACGCCCAAGTGCTCGGCCACGGCCACGAGGAGCCGCTCGCCGTCTTCGGTGCGTGCGCCGCTCGGGCTCGCTTCGTCGGCCACGAGCTTCGGGTCGTTCCAAATGGGCTGTCCGTCGACTCGAAAGTATAGCGAGAGGCACCACCGCGGCAGGGGCTCGCCCGGGTACCATTTGCCCTGACCGAAATGGACGAGCCCGTGCGGGGCGTACCGCTCGCGGAGCTTCTGGTAGAGGTCGCCCGCGAGCTTGCGCTTCTTCTCGCCGAGCGCCGCCGTGTTCCACTCCGGTCCGTCCGGATCGTCGATCGAGACGAACGTCGGCTCTCCGCCCATGGTGAGGCGCACGTCGCCCTCGGTGAGGCGCGCGTCCACGGCGTCACCCAAGGCCAGAATGGCCTCCCACGCGCCGTCCGTGTAGGGCTTCGTGACCCGCGGCGTCTCGACGACGCGCGTGACGTGCATCGTGTGCTCGAAGGTGGTCTCGCAAGGATCGAGGAGGCCGGAGACGGGCGCGGCGAGGCCTGGCTCGGCCGTGCACGCGAGCGGCAAATGCCCCTCCCCCGCGAAGAGGCCCGACGTCGGATCGAGGCCCACCCAGCCGGCGCCGGGTAGGTAGACCTCGCACCATGCGTGCAGATCGCAGAAGTCTTTCTCGGGCCCGGCGGGCCCTTCGATGGGCTTCTCGTCGGCCGTGAGCTGGATGAGGTACCCCGAGGCGAAGCGGGCGGCGAGGCCGAGCCTGCGGAGGATCTGCACGAGCAACCACGCCGAATCACGGCACGAGCCGGAGCTCTTCTCGAGCGTCTCTTCGGGTGTCTGGAGGCCCGGCTCGAGGCGAACATTGTAAAATACATGATTCGCCACACGCTGGTTCAGGGCGACCAGCATGGGCGTCGTGCCGAGCGACGCGGCGGGCCGGACGTCGGCCAGGAACGCGTCGAACAAGGGAGACTCGGGCAGCGTCCGGAGGTACGGGCGGAGCTCCTCGGCGAGCTCGGCGTCGTACGTGAACGGCCACTCTTCGGCGTAGGGCTCCAAGAAGAAGTCGAACGGGTTTCGAGCCTCGATCGCAGCGACGAGGTCGACCACGATCTCGAACGACGTCGTCTTCTCGGGGAAGACCAGGCGCGCCTGGTAGTTCGACTGCGGGTCCTGGAGCCAGTTCAGGAAGTGCTTCGCCGGCCGGACCTCGAGCGCGTACGAGAGCACCCTCGTGCGGCAGTGCGGCGCGGGCCGCAGCCGAACGACCTGCGGGCCGAGCGAGACCGGGCGGTCGTAGCGGTAGGTCGTGCGGTGGTGGAGGGCGACCTGGATGGACATCGCGACTCGGGAACGTACTTGGGGAAATGTTTCCGGAGAAGGCACGTCACCCGGCCGGGAGCACGAGCGGCGCACCGCGACCGCGCGGAGGCCCGAGCCACGCCGCGCGAGGCCGCGTCATGCTTCGAGCCGCGTAGGGGAGCCCCCTACCTTTCACTTCACGCGGACGAGGCGCACGCGAGGCATGGCGGCGGCGTCGACCGTCACCGTGAGGCCGGTGGGGCCGGCCGCGGCGGCTTGGAACGTGAGGTACTCGACGCCGCCCGAGCGCACCTTGCCGTCGGCCGCCTCGAGCTTCTGGGTCTTCGGGCCCTTCATGCTCTGGCCATGGA includes these proteins:
- a CDS encoding transglutaminase family protein is translated as MSIQVALHHRTTYRYDRPVSLGPQVVRLRPAPHCRTRVLSYALEVRPAKHFLNWLQDPQSNYQARLVFPEKTTSFEIVVDLVAAIEARNPFDFFLEPYAEEWPFTYDAELAEELRPYLRTLPESPLFDAFLADVRPAASLGTTPMLVALNQRVANHVFYNVRLEPGLQTPEETLEKSSGSCRDSAWLLVQILRRLGLAARFASGYLIQLTADEKPIEGPAGPEKDFCDLHAWCEVYLPGAGWVGLDPTSGLFAGEGHLPLACTAEPGLAAPVSGLLDPCETTFEHTMHVTRVVETPRVTKPYTDGAWEAILALGDAVDARLTEGDVRLTMGGEPTFVSIDDPDGPEWNTAALGEKKRKLAGDLYQKLRERYAPHGLVHFGQGKWYPGEPLPRWCLSLYFRVDGQPIWNDPKLVADEASPSGARTEDGERLLVAVAEHLGVRSDTVFPAYEDAAYALWRERKLPINVDPKDTKIDDPLERERLRRIFEAGLGAVKGYVLPVAKLGGAKSGGAFRSSPWYLRGGHCFLVPGDSPVGLRLPLDALPWVAEGDREPLGHPDPSREVEALEPPAELAAPRRKSRRASTKPPAVGDSGKEVVRTAMCAEARAGVLYVFMPPLETLDDYLVVVAAVEAAAAKIGVPVLVEGYTPPRDPRLSSLSVTPDPGVIEVNVQPTASWRELVAQTEHLYEAARTSRLGAEKFMVDGRHAGTGGGHHLVLGARTTSDSPFLRRPDLLRSLIAYFQRHPSLSYLFSGLFIGPTSQAPRIDEARNDALYEMEIAFAEVTRKLEEAKEGIPPWLTDRLFRDLLIDVTGNTHRAEICIDKLYSPDGAAGRLGLVEMRGFEMPPHARMCLAQQLLLRALVARLWERPEGSRRLVRFRTALHDRFMLPSFVWDDFLTVLDDLGASGFAFEPAWFLPHFEFRFPTIGELTVEGVHVTLRSALEPWHVMGEDVTSGGTARYVDSSVERLEVRVRGLTPERFVLTCNGRRVPMHPVARSGEGDVAGGVRYRAWQPPRCLHPYIGVHTPLTFDLVDTWTRRSLGGCKMHVSHPGGRSYDVRPVNALEAEGRRLGRFERIGHTTGTVEVGPAEENEDFPFTLDLRRPDASGAR